One region of Brassica napus cultivar Da-Ae chromosome A10, Da-Ae, whole genome shotgun sequence genomic DNA includes:
- the LOC106430637 gene encoding uncharacterized protein LOC106430637, with product MEEEDRSSLPLRIPDRIFAVDHEPVGVRVTPYHKPYAIRQILNALDPEEVDTIRGSSQLLVSSKHEAWFIFAGKPVRFSLREFAYVTGLNCRKLPKHTKKRAKKIISEKPYWGELFGTLKEVPVTYVVRMLKKRTVKDSCIRVKYALLALLAAVILPTTHTPRISQDHAELIKDIDDFFAYPWGRVSFDMLMSSIKERKEVSLSQNTIALKGFVLSLQLVMVEAIPALTEVVNDGSSSGSESDGCEEDDLVDEDKNGKRSLSPGHARAIDAAGEVAVHSIIVEEKEHFKASPDLGWSDDEEDPIVDNLMSLLEQQFPFNKSSFTGGVTKLEVNRMREGAKTEAINRKTVKPKQTKQTTTSEVIDVESVASMVRDKVREDLSRIERKLSTLSESFITFQTNVLESIQQLVRKLEVSSGQIPALNGGQGIQPVIHTGNQTQRDSHEEMITDHPPVAILFSNQANIFSVDVASNTSASLVVDNPPPPYSLGREGKVADHRQSSADMNLDPELLFTKPTFSLGLTQEERPHLKETVTEGVSMCENDVDHSQSSPDTNLDHELPFPKPTFSLGLTQEERPHQKEAATEGETTCANAAGKEICEQDDQLGACRKSKRLKALPKSLVGQYECDMRLLNRARVAFVDPDNTGGNIDYAAKFSSLLDKLKTPFTIRICQSTLESNDLNELVQRSSPLPPKVVDVLIGHISSQFTLNSPPNQSNHPVFMDTQFVSQLSKLFTNFSKMSKKESFCSRSIVLMDCNIALRTDSMMVKEVTPIAQMFPYLLKQGAKQLLHKDARAFPIERPRSIPQNTSHADSAVSALLLVQAHAVAGVDLCKCITPDKIGSEVERLAVMFYEATVGML from the exons atggaagaagaagatcgcTCATCTCTACCTCTACGCATTCCAGACAGGATTTTCGCGGTGGACCATGAACCAGTCGGCGTTAGAGTAACGCCATACCACAAACCCTATGCCATTAGGCAAATACTCAACGCTCTCGATCCTGAAGAAGTAGACACCATCAGGGGCTCATC GCAGCTATTAGTCTCAAGCAAACACGAAGCTTGGTTCATATTCGCAGGCAAACCTGTACGTTTTTCTCTTCGAGAGTTCGCCTATGTAACTGGGCTAAACTGTCGCAAGCTTcccaaacacacaaaaaaaagagcCAAGAAAATTATCTCGGAAAAACCATACTGGGGGGAGCTTTTTGGGACACTGAAGGAGGTCCCCGTCACTTATGTTGTAAGAATGCTAAAGAAAAGAACCGTCAAAGATAGCTGCATTCGTGTGAAATACGCTCTATTAGCTTTACTAGCTGCTGTTATTCTACCAACCACGCACACACCGCGTATCTCACAAGATCACGCAGAGCTTATCAAAGACATAGATGATTTCTTTGCATACCCATGGGGCAGAGTATCCTTTGACATGCTCATGAGTAGTATTAAAGAGAGGAAGGAGGTTTCACTGTCGCAAAACACCATTGCTCTGAAAGGATTTGTGCTTTCACTACAGCTTGTAATGGTCGAAGCCATCCCCGCTCTAACAGAGGTTGTCAACGATGGATCCTCATCTGGCTCAGAAAGTGACGGCTGTGAGGAAGATGATCTAGTAGATGAAGATAAGAATGGGAAGCGGAGCCTCAGCCCGGGTCATGCTCGCGCCATCGACGCAGCTGGAGAG GTCGCAGTTCATTCTATAATAGTAGAAGAAAAAGAACACTTCAAAGCGTCACCTGATCTTGGCTGGTCGGACGACGAGGAGGATCCTATCGTGGACAATTTGATGAGTCTACTCGAGCAGCAATTTCCCTTCAACAAGTCAAGCTTTACCGGCGGCGTAACTAAGCTAGAGGTCAATAGGATGCGCGAAGGTGCAAAAACAGAGGCAATTAACCGGAAAACAGTGAAGCCAAAGCAGACAAAACAGACAACAACCTCAGAGGTCATAGATGTTGAATCAGTTGCATCGATGGTCAGAGACAAAGTTAGAGAAGATCTTTCCCGGATTGAGAGGAAATTAAGCACACTTTCTGAATCTTTCATCACCTTCCAAACCAATGTCCTAGAAAGCATCCAACAATTGGTTCGTAAATTGGAGGTTTCTTCTGGCCAGATACCA GCCCTGAACGGAGGACAAGGGATTCAGCCAGTGATACACACCGGAAATCAGACACAGCGCGACAGCCATGAAGAGATGATAACTGACCATCCCCCCGTTGCAATCCTATTCTCAAATCAAGCAAATATATTTTCTGTCGAT GTTGCAAGTAACACATCCGCTTCGTTGGTCGTTGACAATCCCCCACCACCATATTCCCTTGGCCGTGAAGGAAAAGTTGCTGATCATAGGCAAAGTTCAGCAGATATG AACCTTGACCCTGAGTTACTATTCACAAAACCAACCTTCTCCCTAGGTCTAACTCAGGAGGAACGTCCACACCTGAAAGAGACTGTCACTGAAGGGGTTAGCATGTGTGAAAATGACGTTGATCATAGTCAAAGCTCACCAGATACG aATCTTGACCATGAGTTACCATTCCCAAAACCAACCTTCTCCCTAGGGCTAACTCAGGAGGAACGCCCGCACCAGAAGGAGGCTGCCACTGAAGGTGAAACTACGTGCGCAAACGCTGCTGGCAAAGAAATTTGCGAACAGGATGATCAGCTGGGTGCCTGCCGGAAAAGTAAGAGACTTAAGGCCCTACCCAAGTCTCTGGTGGGACAGTATGAATGCGACATGCGTCTCCTCAATCGGGCCCGAGTAGCATTTGTAGATCCCGACAACACAGGCGGGAACATTGATTACGCTGCAAAGTTCTCTTCCCTCCTCGATAAACTGAAGACACCATT TACAATACGCATTTGCCAATCAACGCTAGAGAGCAATGACCTAAATGAGCTTGTTCAAAGATCCTCTCCCTTGCCACCAAAG GTGGTTGATGTTCTCATTGGCCATATCAGTTCACAGTTTACGCTAAACTCACCCCCAAACCAGTCCAACCACCCTGTGTTCATGGACACTCAGTTTGTTTCCCAGCTCTCAAAACTGTTTACCAACTTTTCTAAGATGTCGAAGAAAGAGTCCTTCTG CAGCCGGTCAATTGTTCTGATGGACTGCAACATAGCACTCAGGACTGACAGCATGATGGTGAAAGAGGTTACTCCCATTGCTCAGATGTTTCCATACCTGCTGAAACAAGGGGCTAAACAGCTTCTGCACAAAGATGCTAGAGCATTTCCCATTGAGAGACCTCGTAGCATTCCGCAAAATACATCTCATGCGGACTCTGCTGTGTCAGCCCTTCTTCTCGTGCAAGCTCACGCCGTCGCAGGTGTCGACCTCTGCAAATGCATTACCCCTGATAAAATCGGCAGCGAAGTTGAAAGGCTGGCGGTTATGTTTTACGAAGCCACCGTGGGAATGCTCTAA